A window of Cryptomeria japonica chromosome 3, Sugi_1.0, whole genome shotgun sequence contains these coding sequences:
- the LOC131064326 gene encoding uncharacterized protein LOC131064326 translates to MESSHCASVEVDEWDADGFEIPSLKLANCDSVKDDAVATKSSISSSQKMLNTNEKIYLGPHLAPPSQVKQHEPKTGGKKQGYKHKPTEGEKRGLPWVTRMK, encoded by the exons ATGGAGTCATCTCATTGTGCTTCTGTTGAAGTAGATGAATGGG ATGCTGATGGTTTTGAGATTCCAAGTCTGAAGCTTGCAAATTGTGATTCAGTGAAGGATGACGCAGTGGCAACTAAGagttccatttcatcttctcaaaAG ATGCTTAACACAAATGAAAAAATCTACCTAGGACCACATTTGGCACCTCCTTCCCAAGTGAAGCAGCATGAACCCAAAACAGGTGGAAAGAAACAAGGATACAAGCACAAGCCTACTGAAGGTGAAAAGCGAGGATTGCCTTGGGTCACAAGAATGAAGTAA